A window of Apium graveolens cultivar Ventura chromosome 8, ASM990537v1, whole genome shotgun sequence contains these coding sequences:
- the LOC141677611 gene encoding uncharacterized protein LOC141677611, with protein sequence MVLQRYVENGSLANIIKPANFGPFPESLVAVYITQGLVKLADFGVATKLTDTNSNESAGTAYLMVPEVINMSGVCAASDIWSVGCTVIELLTGLPPYYDLGPWTALWQIVQDYRQRLDAKTLLSHPWIQRSRRIVHSPLRDSETSSEQALLSKRSLCSEDAETSSGDDQNSVDNLHAKKAEDSETEFLKVDTADADKDAEHNPLRCIFGDPETSSELHQVSHLTDQDKVLVNDETGSPTFSSKSIISRKVCVEESSNHAENGSSSATSKSQEYSPPKGVEYSRLISSLRPDEPVLVSACQK encoded by the exons ATGGTTTTGCAAAGGTACGTGGAAAATGGTTCTTTGGCAAACATCATTAAGCCGGCGAATTTTGGCCCATTTCCAGAATCTCTTGTTGCCGTGTACATTACTCAG GGCCTTGTGAAACTTGCAGATTTTGGTGTTGCTACAAAGTTAACTGATACAAATAGTAACGAATCTGCCGGGACAGCATATTTGATGGTCCCTGAG GTGATCAACATGTCTGGAGTTTGTGCGGCATCTGATATATGGAGTGTTGGATGCACTGTGATTGAGCTGCTCACAGGTTTACCTCCATATTATGATCTCGGGCCCTGGACAGCTCTTTGGCAGATTGTGCAG GATTACAGGCAGAGGCTGGATGCCAAGACTCTGCTTTCCCACCCTTGGATTCAAAGATCCAGGCGTATTGTACACTCTCCCCTTCGTGACAGTGAAACATCAAG TGAGCAAGCTTTACTTTCTAAAAGAAGCTTATGTTCTGAGGATGCTGAGACATCGAGTGGAGACGATCAGAACTCTGTTGACAATCTCCATGCCAAGAAAGCCGAG GACTCTGAAACAGAATTTCTTAAAGTTGATACTGCTGATGCGGACAAGGATGCTGAACATAATCCTCTTAGGTGTATATTCGGTGATCCTGAGACATCTTCAGAGCTTCACCAGGTCTCTCACTTGACCGACCAGGATAAAGTGTTGGTTAATGATGAAACTGGTTCTCCTACTTTTAGCAGCAAAAGCATCATTTCAAGAAAAGTTTGTGTAGAAGAAAGCTCTAATCATGCTGAAAACGGTTCATCTAGTGCGACATCGAAAAGCCAAGAGTATAGCCCTCCAAAG GGGGTTGAATATAGCAGATTAATTTCGTCTCTGAGGCCAGATGAACCAGTGCTTGTTTCTGCTTGCCAAAAATAA